DNA from Elaeis guineensis isolate ETL-2024a chromosome 2, EG11, whole genome shotgun sequence:
GACTTTGGCCTGTCTTTCTGCTTAGACTCAAAAGATGATGGTCAggaatacatataaatatatgtgtATACCTCCAATAGTCTTCATGTAGTAATAGATAAAACTTGCCACTCCAAGCATTTATGTATGCAGCAACTGTGTATGCATCCATGTATGCAGCAACTgtgtatgcatcatccacaaattcACTAAATATACAGCAATTTCTTGGCACATAGCTAAAACGTGAGAACAAGGATATCTATAGATGCTCTAGTTTCCATAAAAAATATTTCCTTTCAGTTAAAGTCATAGTATAANNNNNNNNNNNNNNNNNNNNNNNNNNNNNNNNNNNNNNNNNNNNNNNNNNNNNNNNNNNNNNNNNNNNNNNNNNNNNNNNNNNNNNNNNNNNNNNNNNNNacttgcacaactctcacttagagaaccatctttgacatgcaagtaagactttcataagatgttctcttttatcgagtcaattcagtggactcatttttcaaatgagcgcccacatctttgtattagtatcccacacaagtggctagtgagtctgccatcctctccatcgagcatacataggatgtgccagtctattcagAATATTAttttccgactcaatgctcctacgataaaaaatttttaagattaggattttaggattttaggtcatactagcatgacccattcatgtctcctaaaaccatcaccctaatctttggggttcattataatcttagacataataagatgtagctaatataatgaatcaatgcctcaaataataaatatcatttcatgagttggaaaattataaagaaaagttccatcgcaacacacttgcgattggcttataggatactcttctttcactttcttacatgctctccctattgtccaattagtttctttcttctcttgttaggataagtccaaaaataataaggacaagtttgattttaggataagagtttagaaagagaattaaggaagacaaggagagaagaaaggtaaggataggaaggctaggagaagaggaagagggtattGAGGTCCTGGtgctcaaaaaaattctcaaagtgagaattttggaagagaaattatctcaaagagttaGTGTCCTGGTCATAGCCCtgtatggatcaccgttggagggtgaacacttagGCGCCTAGTGGAGGTTCTATCGGAATTTGAATTatgcactacaggtattcttctatagcttgaatttaattttaaaaataaattatatatgattgttaagcatcaaggagatactggtttatgggtttaataattaagatttcataatttaaaatttttaaaatccattatgctttcactgtgcatgtccatcctgaaaccctacagtggtattagagccggtCTTGTttagttcaatcatatatacataatatttatgtgatgcatattatgattcatgctcTAAGATAAATTATGCTTTgtaattatgctttcatatgatgatatgaaatgatgcatatatgatccaccacttcatcatcctgccataaggttatcctagcataatgggattatgctgcaagattatcctagaatgatgaaaGTCTATAtgttacacatatacatatagaatattttaataccGTTATATATTAGCAtaaattagcattatatagttagaatgtgcatgtgACCAAATAAAAgtcttcattcaaaattatattaagttgtagtgatatgcaactaggggttaaccaattcttgatcaattggtgtctaaaaaagtgctACAGAaggttctttaattagtttcgttgtctgatctgatcaatttattggtatctaaggaaagcaatggaggaacccccaccttacttacctggccaatttgattaagcaatcttgatattgaaaaattctaatgttgaaaacactactaggggccttccttcatactaggttaatgttacatcatgaactatggctagtttgttgtgttactataaggcttgtcataaggattgatataacataattctggtgcatagaagatgcttatgataattttgaatgtactgctttgttgtgttaacacaagggtagttatatttgaatttgactgtattgaaatgaagggtcttacttaactaaaatattatagcttgttgtattaatacaaggctaataatattttagaggctaagatatgatattgaaaattacatgagatgaaattagaaagagtttcctacctatgaactcataaggatttattgtgttaacacaagatcattatgagggattagggtctcaatcccactcaGATAAATATGtcatatatctcgttcatcatagtagagggttatgatgttcgataaaataataggaggcacaattaaatctaaagacctaatttagttgtgtaagtcaacatgagttgtttgcttatgtaatgttctttattcattgtagattaaattctacaaatggcatcttcactatcattgtgaaaaatttttgattccaacaagttgaccgatcccaattatgtggactgattgaagaatttaaaaattGTACTCACTAAgtagaagctctcctatattcttgatgtctctGAATGACAAGAGGTTGGGAACGATGCCATAAAGGAGGAGGTATCCACTTATaggatgtgaaagaatgacagtttgactgtcaagtgcatcatactgatctttatgagcaatgaattgtaaagacagtatgagagcatggatactcaatccatactcctcaatcttaaagagttgtatggagaataaagtaggactactagatatgagatatctaagcagttattctgtgctagaataactgaggggtcatccgtacaagaccatgtcctgaagatCATTGACCGATCACCAAATTGGGTCAATTGAGTTTtgtgatggatagagaattaagttagaatttaatccTATAATCTCTCCCCAAATTattcgctcagtttgtcatgaattatcacatgaacaaactgaatatctcctTGCTTGAGTTGTTAAACATGCTCAAAATAGCTGAGAGccacattaagaaagaaaaggctccacttctttttgtgggtaaaatctctaagaagaaatcaggttttaagggtttaaAGAAAGTTTTGAATCCTAAGGgtagcaaggtgaagaaggggaagaaaatctCTGGACAGGGTACCTATTTTAACTGCGGCAAGGTAGGACACTGAAAAAAGAATTGtgagttatatcttgcaactataaaggctagtacaagcgatgcaccaaaaggtatgtatgagatacatacaaatttatcattaagttcttccaattcagactcttgtgTATTAGATACGGCTTGCGGTTGTCAtatatgcaaatcattgcaagggCTGTaaaacattagagtgctgaaaaAGGATGACTTCGTACTCTACGGTGCTGAAGGAGAGTcgatccaagcagaggctgtagggacatatatgttgaagttaccttctggaaagatcttagagctagaaaactgttattatataccaaagatcattagaaatattatttctgtaccgttgctattgcaacaagattatgaaataaatgaaaagagcaatagttgctcaatttctttttttagTAAAATTCTTTGTcacggcattattaataatgatcttctaattctatctaatgataatattttttatattgatgaaagcaaaaaatgaaagagagaagagataaataatactttactttggcattgtcaatttggtcatataagtgagacacggattaacaagttatacaaagaagagttctttgatccctatgattataaatcattaggtacttgtgaatcttatcttatgggaaaaatgattaagactctatttagtggacatggagaaagaacaagtgagttattaggacttgtacatactgatgtatgtggtccaatgacaacagaagccagaagaggatactcttattttatagtattcactaatgatttatctaggtttggatatgtgtatcttatgaaacacaaatttgagacctttgataaatttaaagagtatcaaagtatggtcgagaaacaaactggaaaaagtattaaaattttttgattcgatcaagaaggagaatacttatccaatgaatttttagatcatcttaaagaaaatagaattttctcagaatggatccctccctatacgtacagttaaatggtatagcagaaaggaggaaccatactttattagatatggtgcgatccatgatgtgccttacagacttgcctattttcttctgaggatatgtcctagaaactgctgtctatattctGAACAGAGTAtcttcaaaatctatgccaaacactccatatgaggtatggagaggaaagaagcctaatcttaagtatcttaagatatggggctatccagcttatgttaaaagaaactttagacataagctgagtgctaggacagataaatatttatttgtaggttatcctaaagagagtataagaTATcttttttaccatcctactgaacaaaaggtgtttgtcagtaaatatgtcacttttatggaaaaagtgtttatcctagaaagaggcagtgggaagaaaattgaacttaatgaagttcaagacctacaaatgcaagcacaagatgatccttaatcagaaatatccattaatgaagtacaaccataaaatacacctcctctccaaaggtcggatagagtgcagaatgcacctataaggtatgggttcgttattgaaaataataaagcctacattattgagaatgatgaatctttgacctatatggaagccatcataagtagggactcagacaaatgactagaggctataaaatctaaaatgaactccatgtactccaaccaagtgtgaactttggttgatgcaccagagggtgtgcccccattggatgcaaatgggtctataagaaaaagattggagcagatggccaagttgaaacctataaagccagattggtagttaaagatttcaggcaaaatagggtattgattatgatgaaatatttttacctgttgtcatgctcaaatctatacagattatgcttgcaatagcagcataccatgattatgagaattggcaaatggatgtaaagactgccttctttaatggttatcttaaggaagaaatttacatgtctcagccagaagaatttatctcaaaagggagagcaaatcaagtatgtaggcttaaaaaatttatttatggattagaacaagcctcaaggagttggaacatccactttgatgttacagtcaaagagtttggcttcatcaaaaatatagatgaaccttgtgtatataagaaaaCTAGTGGgaatgccattatcttcttagttttatatgtggatgacatacttcttattgagaatgatatcccaatattacaatcagtcaagacatggctatcaagtaagttttttatgaagaatttgggtgaagcatcctatatactaggtataaagatatatagggatagatctaagagaatgttaggcttgtcccaatccaggtacatagacttagtgctaaaaaggtttagcatggatgggagtaaagatgttacttacccatgagtcaaggcatatatctctctaaaaggatgtctcctaaaataccagaagagagaaatagaatgagttctattccctatgcttcgatagtaggatcgatcatgtatgctatgctatgtaccaggcctgatgttttctatgccttaggtatagttagtagatttcaggctgatctaggagaggtcattggaaagcagtaaaaaatattcttatgtatttgagaaggactaatgatatttttctggtatatagaggatctgatctaaaattagaaggttattctgactctagttttcaatcggaTCCTGGTGATAGTAAATCTACTTCgagatatgtctttactcttaatggtggagctgttagttagaaaaatttcaagcagcagactgtagttgactcaaccactaaggcagagtatatagctgcaagtgaagctgccaaggaagctgtctggatgaagaaattcatcactgaattggatgtcattcctgagattgagaatctaGTACCATTTTACTGTGATAATGAaataatagtgccctacaagccaatcgcacaaggatgcgaagggacttttctttattttcttcctactcatttgcatgacattagttatttttatttatgaggtattatgttctatcatttgctgcatcatattttttataattataataaagcccatagattagggcaatgattgtaggactatgatgagatcatgccagtgatatctaaaatcttgatagctccaatctaaaatattctcaatcattggatcatcgagtcagagatcgatgatactgataagactagtatatcctatgtatactcgatagagaggatggttgatctcataatgacttatgtagtgatactaatacaagaatgtaggtgctctttaaagaatgaattcactgaattgacccaccaaaagaatatctgatggagccttacagcatgtcaacagatggttcttcagtggaagtgatgcatatgatcctttgacctgagatcactatggtaccttatgtatatggatccttactttggtttatttcttaccataccactttgagatgtgtatgagatattctggatatggtgaagtatgcatagagattgtgagtagtcaataaagaatcgtcactccttgtaggaggagagaacatcctatgtgatctcataagatgatgactctaagagtctctggccagagcagagaTAAATAGTAGAAATGATTTctattgattcatcaatcgagtcatcatcatcaaattgagatacatatagataggtatttgagtttgacgtattttcatacccatgacctttccgggatgttgtgtgattgaaggattgaattacacggtaactcaccacagaaagataattttgatatttttatcaaattttaaatcttctggatagtcatgacatattactagatgtcaatcttgacttatgaactcataagaattaaaagagtttaattcaagaatcaattaagaagagtcctagttgattgagactcttgagctgacctaatccaatcggattagggttatgtcgagagtctggatccactgctgactagatttggaactcaatgggtcacacacaataagaatttgatcttgatccaatctatttgaatttattataaattcaatgggttaattaaattgctagcatattaattaacccaagtttctaattggattcagtgcaaatgtgtttgtgctaactttTTACTTATTGCCCTGacttaatgtgattgggtttgaaccaataTTTAAATAGGTTGATGATTTGGATTTTATGGAAGTGTTCCATATGTGATCCATCTCTTCCATGCCAAAAGTCATGCACAAATTAACCCAAAATAAATggtgatgagaaggaagagtccttctcatctactcctcttaattttactATCAAGCTCCACATGTCccttatttttgtgtgccatctgATGGTGCTATGGGATGtgtgggtgtggaagaggagaaagagtccttctcttgaaaGAAACTTCATGCCAAATTATTTTGGACGTCCCTTATTTTTGGGTGAtgaaaatggagagtccatttcatattggactcttaattcttcCTATTATTCCATGCATTTCTCTTTATCCCATGCACCATCTGATGACCATTAGGATATGTTGGCATAGAAAaaaaaggagtccttctctagcaaggagtttgaatgctaATTAAATTGGTTAACCTTTCATTTATgtgttgagtttatggaagagtcttaagTGTTAAGGACTCTTGGAATCTCACGCTAAATCCTTTCCCACGCACTAAGAGTTggcgttataattttttttagatagaggaagagtccttctactagttAACCTCTTTAGTttccatgccatctcattgaattctataagaaaaattaaatggtgcatgtaagaatgaagggacaccaactcttggtgtcccATAGTTTAACCTCTTTAGTttccatgccatctcattgaattctatgagaaaaattaaatGATGTGCGTAAGAATGAAgggacaccaactcttggcatcccatgtGTCGccccttattttctataaatagggggAGCTACATCATGCTTCAATGTGCTATTTTTGGCTGTGGATGggcatgagaatgagagaaaaaagtgaaaaaaagtttgaaaaaaaaggataagaaaaagggagagaaaaatagaaaggaagagaggagaaaaggaaagtatgagatacttgtcctaaaaatcagattatttgtgttgaacataaaatctgatttgtgtgtggtgagatTTTTTGAGGAAGGGTTCCTAAAAAAgtcttagtggaggtcatgaaggcatacaagcaatggtgcaatcAGTTCTTGTGAAGGACGAACGACAGCAAGCTTGTGAAGAAGGCTACAGCACCATGTCGAGTTGGAAAGAGCCCTgatcagtcctgtgtggatcaccgttggaggacttctactttagagtcttgtggaggtctcaaagttatcagatcatggtcttcttattggtatatgacttttgatctcttcttaatatgtatatttttgatatttgattgtaattatcaatgggttcctagggcttttgtgttccGGTAGActtgtttaaatgttaaactttattttcaattgttgaatgcatattaaaattttttaaaatttatattttactatgTCATCAGAACCCAATAGTAGTATCaaagccatccttgattgattcaatcaaatttcatattatttttgttatatggattagatccagttcaaactatgtcaaaatcagattttctgattgatatttaattgatattcttgatgtatttttgtttatgataaagtgttatcaatctATGTTCAAATCTTGGATATTAAATTTCATGATTTTTAAACTTGTGTGATAAGTTTTTGATTAGATTCTATGATCTAATTTTCGATGGAactgaaatccagtgcatgtaaTGCGTGGacccttggaatgctacatatggatgaaCATTGCCAAGACTTAAGGTTATTGCATATGTtgcattcacctaagatccaagtgccgaccaccatgttatcaagtactcaccattgtgggttgacCATTTTGGTTGTTGCCCGAGGAATGTgtggtacccaaaaaaaaaattggtcatGGAAAGAAAGCATCAtacatggattaggatttttactGATGAATtgttttaactataatttattgttcTAATGTGTTTAGAgttaataattatagattaaatcaaattcatagttctaatttgattagaattcatatttaattttggttaatctaaTTATCATTAACCTAAATGGATTATGGTTAACCTATaaattgatcaactcaactcaaatgaatgacaaatgatggacttaaagttaaaatttggatCAAGAGATGAACCCAAATCGAAAACCCTAGATGGATCCCATGCCCATAAATTTAAACATTTTTATTGACATAtgtttgaatgatatcacaattaaaataacatgagtagtttgttatgatattttataattgttataaaatacaTGTTGATTGGTTATAGACTAtagtacatccatgtgatggatgtatgtatgaatgctttCATgctggctgattatataaatacatctgcaagagttTCAATAGGAGCTGGGTGCccatgatgcattgtattatcagccgtatatttcttttctatatttccaactattgattaagatttttacatattgatgtaaaataataaaaaaaaaaattatttgagagcagatagaaattatttctttctattttcaaataacgatcaagcattcatggtagactaCATCGTGATGAAGATTAGACTATCAGGCTTTTTGGAGAGCAGAGGCgcttaagattgaccatgagatggttcaatctatgatgcacctaggattAGACCCATTGATCATCCTGtagctcggatgattttttcaaaaagtCTAAAATCATTAGATTTCTTTTATTTGCTCTTACTTGCTGGTAGTTAGAGTTAATTTacatagtgttgggtataaaataccctcagccgaagttttcagtgggattgacccttgcaggtcccctccgactccaacggctggaagactccgcccggactcctatgggagccgggctccgtccacaactccaacgactggaagactccgcccggactcctactggagccgggctccatccccaacttcaaccgcaagggagactccgcccggactcctacgggagccgggccccgtccacaacttctaccgcaaggaagactccgcccggactcctacgggagccgggctccgtcactaactccaattgctggtaagctccatccggactcccacgggagccagacttcgcacctgactttaattgcaggaagactccgtccggactcctactggagccgggctccgtccccaacttcaaccgcaagggagactccgcccggactcctatgggagtcggactccgtccacaactccaactgctggtaagctccgtccggactcatacaggagccggacttcgcacctgactttaagtgcaggaagactccgcccggactcctactggagccgggctccatccccaacttcaaccgcaagggagactccgcccggactcctacgggagccgggctccgtccacaactccaactgctggtaagctccgtccggactcctacgggagccggacttcacacctgaccttaattgcaggaagactccgtccagactcctacgggagctgggctccgtccacaactccaactgctggtaagctccgtccggactcttacgggagccggacttcgcatctgactttaattgcaggaagactccgcccagactcctacgggagccgggctccgtccacaactccaactgctagtaagctccgtccggactcctacgggagccagacttcgcacctgactttaagtgtaggaagactccgcccggactcctactagagccaggctccgtccccaacttcaaccgtaagggagactccgcccggagccgggctccgtccacaactccaactactggtaagctccgtccggactcctacgggagccggacttcgcacctgactttaattgcaggaagactctgcccggactcccacgggagccgggctccgtctacgactctaactgctggtaagctccgtccggactcctatggaagtcggacttcgcacctgactttaattgcaggaagactccgcccggactcctacgggagtcgggctccgtccacaactccaacggctacaggtagacttcacccagactcctacgagagccggactccgcccatgactccaacagcAAGGACACCCCGctcagacccctacgggagccggactccacccccggctgtgactgaaggaagactccatccgagctcctgccgaagccggattccgagctcctctcggacagatggctaactacctctctctgcccgacactccagccggacttcagccggcagaccttcatcCCCTGGCGCGCCGCAAtgacagccgcgattctgctccattccctgcggcagattccacgcagctccatcactccacgaccctgctccacctcctgtgacggattccatgcggctccatcactccctggcaggccataataatggccacggtcctgctccacttctcgcgatggataccgcacgattcttctatcctctggcaagtcgcgacaacggacgccgctccactcctcgtggcagactccacgtggcacgccccggtaatagccacgggtccaccccactactctccgcaacaaactttctcTGACTATGggtagcccactaccagacggttataggcatcaccatcagtttgttgccccctccgtctataaaaggggaaaccccagatacgttattctataagctctcatttttaactagaaactctgctaaaattttcgttcgagcactcaattcttgttgaggcagagaactgacttgagcgtcggagggtcttgccagagcaaccccacctccggtttagacttcttttgcaggtcccagcggcgaccgcgactccagcttctctggcgtaagcagatttttgcaccaaaaagattgacgctagaggaagggcctgtgtcttcgcagtacccttgttcttaaaggggtgctcaacgggaccgcccctgggcatcttttccggtggcctctcctccctcctttacttggtctttgccctatgcctccccgcaaggcgtccacacgacgatccacgacctccgcggccagatctcaggctctgacctcacctccaatttcccagcctcctcctcctcctccggcgacgacggtcggtgcggagcaatttgatctgctggcgcagcaggtcagaggcctcacggAGGCCATATAGGCCAtgcagcagccgcaagcatcagtgtacctggaaagggtgtcaccggaacaccagaatccgacggtggggcgggccacttgggccagccatcccgtctttcctgggaagacaaacccgagggtagagagccctcaatcggatcacgactccacccctggaagatttctgcccccattctgccagaggaccctcgagacccgaagtcaagaggatttcctggatcgaagactccaagagatgaaccgacagatcgaagaactccgccacgctccccccgcttatggtgaggatatttgcactgaccctcccttttctcaaatgatcatgcaggaaccgatcccgccaaacttcaaactcctccagttcgaaagctacgacgggacttcggacccgatcgATCATCTGAAAGCCTTccagatgatgatgctgcttcatggcgcacccgatgccattctatgccgagcctttccatccaccttgaagggagcggcgaaaaACTGATACTCGGCgctgaaaccgggtaccatcttttccttcgatcaaatgagccaccaattcgtggcccattttgtcagcaaccggcgcccccggaagggctcagagtccctcatgaatatcaggcagagggagggggagtccattcgggcctacatcaaccgcttcaatgttgCAGCGCTGGAGGTtcagaatttggaccaatcggtagcaatggccgctctgaagggcggccttcagaagaatgaccttttgttctccctggagaagaagtaccccaaaaattttgctgatttgttggctcgggctgaagggtacacccgagcagaggaagccttcaaaatgaaggatgaggagaccacgagagagcggcaggcgggagactcgagtaagcccgcagttgaaaaaaggtcgagagaagctcggccgcattctcgatcccctcctgggcacaagcgtgcccatactccaccccgggtacgtAGACAGAGAAGTTTGGATCACAGGGTTCGGCGGGATTCGCCATcgggaagatttcgcaactacgcccccctcaatgcctcgaagacccaggtgctgatggaggtcagggagcagcttcctaggccagagaggatgcgcacgcaccccgggaagtgcaaccccaacaagttctgtctctaccaccgcgaccatggccacgacacggaggaatg
Protein-coding regions in this window:
- the LOC140855431 gene encoding uncharacterized protein; translated protein: MSHQFVAHFVSNRRPRKGSESLMNIRQREGESIRAYINRFNVAALEVQNLDQSVAMAALKGGLQKNDLLFSLEKKYPKNFADLLARAEGYTRAEEAFKMKDEETTRERQAGDSSKPAVEKRSREARPHSRSPPGHKRAHTPPRVRRQRSLDHRVRRDSPSGRFRNYAPLNASKTQVLMEVREQLPRPERMRTHPGKCNPNKFCLYHRDHGHDTEECIQLRDEIEELIRRGRLDRFIRRRPEGREDRPRALPQPEPPRRKEQSGDRPPIGTIDSIVGGPQGGADLPRP